The sequence below is a genomic window from Salinispira pacifica.
GCTTGTCTGTCCGGCTGCTGTCTCCGCCTCCCCCACAACGGCCTGGAAAAGCTTGCCAATTCCTGAATGGTGATATAGTTTGATACTGATGATGCAGGAGGCGACGGACCGCTTCGGCCCCGTGACAGCTGAGCCCCTGATCTGCGGAGAACGGAAAAACGGAGACAAGATATGCAGCCCTTCAAGACCCCCGGAAACACCAGAATTCTCGACTGCTCCCGCCCCCTCTTTCACAAAGGCGGGACAGGGAAACCGGGCGTACTGCTCATTCACGGCTTTACCGGAAGCCCCCACGACATGGGCTATCTGTTTGAGCGGCTGACGCAGGAAGGGTACACGGTAAGCGTACCCCGTCTGCCGGGTCACGGCACCAACGGAGAGGACTTCCAAAGCTGCAGATGGACCGACTGGTACCGCAGTGCAAGCGAAGCCTTGCTGGAACTGCGCTCGGAGCTTGAAGGCGGATCCGGGAAAATCATGATCGCCGGCTTATCCATGGGAGGCATTATTGCCGCCTTGCTGGCTGCCCAGTTCAAGGCGGATGACCTGATCCTCCATGCCCCGGGCTTCCTGTTCACCCCGGGTTCCGGAGCATCCTGGCTCTGGGCGTCCAAATACTTTGCGCCCTTTATTTCATCCCTGGGCGCCGGGGCGGAAGAACGCAGCGCAGGGATGAAAAATTCCAAACGGAGAGACCACATGGGCAGGCCCATCAGCGGAGACAGAGTTATTCTGGACAATGAATACAAAAACCGTTCGTGGATCCGCCAAGGCAACGAACTGATGAAAATGCGCAGAAGGGCAATCCGCCGGCTGAAAGATATCAGCTGTCCGGTGCAGATCGTGGTTTCCAGAAACGACAGTACCGTCCATTACAGCACCGGAACCTTTCTGAAAAAGCGGATGTCCAATGCATTGTCGGTGGAAGTTGTCGAGCTGAAAGACAGCGAACACATCGTTGTGGACGACAGCGAGCGGGAAATTGTGGCCGACAGCCTCCTGGGGCGGCTGAGCCGATTGCACGGCACCGGAACCGGCAGGCAGCGGGATGAGGCGGCGGCCGGCTCGCACACATGATGCGCTGAGGGATTCACCGGGATTCCCGGAGGAACTGTATACACGCCGCTCGGCTATCACATAGAATACAACGGTATTCAACACTCTTTCGGGCACTACCAATCACCGGAAGAAAACAGAATCGATGATAAGGAATAACAATGTTCGGATTTATGCTTAAAAAATGGTTCTTCAATTACTGGGATAATTTTTTCACCTTCGTAATATTAAATATGTTTTTCGTGTTTTCTGTGGCCCTGGCCTTCGGAATTCCCGGGTGGATTGCATCCTTTTCTCCGGTTCTCTCTCTCATCGTGATGATCGGCGGCATCCTGTGGCTGGGTGCGTACACGGCGGCGGCTTCTCTGTACATCAACGAG
It includes:
- a CDS encoding alpha/beta hydrolase, with protein sequence MQPFKTPGNTRILDCSRPLFHKGGTGKPGVLLIHGFTGSPHDMGYLFERLTQEGYTVSVPRLPGHGTNGEDFQSCRWTDWYRSASEALLELRSELEGGSGKIMIAGLSMGGIIAALLAAQFKADDLILHAPGFLFTPGSGASWLWASKYFAPFISSLGAGAEERSAGMKNSKRRDHMGRPISGDRVILDNEYKNRSWIRQGNELMKMRRRAIRRLKDISCPVQIVVSRNDSTVHYSTGTFLKKRMSNALSVEVVELKDSEHIVVDDSEREIVADSLLGRLSRLHGTGTGRQRDEAAAGSHT